From a single Actinomyces viscosus genomic region:
- a CDS encoding NADPH-dependent FMN reductase yields MTRLAVVLSSVRPNRAGGAVAQWVVDQASAVEGVEVDLVDLAELNLPVFAEAAPPAMAAPTDPAGAAFNERIKAADAIIFVTPEYNWSIPGALKNAIDFLEPVALAHKGVGIVSYSSTGGVRPAEALRVILANFQASVARRQIGLNMKTDFENFSTFVPTPARDTEVPALVADVVASSQALASLR; encoded by the coding sequence ATGACCCGTCTCGCCGTTGTCCTCAGCTCCGTGCGCCCCAACCGAGCCGGAGGCGCCGTCGCCCAGTGGGTGGTCGACCAGGCCTCCGCCGTCGAGGGCGTTGAGGTCGACCTCGTCGACCTGGCCGAGCTCAACCTGCCCGTCTTCGCCGAGGCCGCCCCGCCGGCCATGGCCGCCCCCACGGACCCCGCCGGCGCCGCCTTCAACGAGCGGATCAAGGCCGCCGACGCCATCATCTTCGTCACCCCGGAGTACAACTGGTCCATCCCCGGTGCGCTGAAGAACGCCATCGACTTCCTCGAGCCCGTCGCCCTGGCCCACAAGGGAGTCGGCATCGTCTCCTACTCCTCGACCGGCGGCGTCCGACCGGCTGAGGCCCTGCGCGTCATCCTGGCCAACTTCCAGGCCTCCGTGGCGCGCCGGCAGATCGGCCTCAACATGAAGACGGACTTCGAGAACTTCTCCACCTTCGTTCCCACGCCCGCGCGTGACACGGAGGTGCCGGCCCTGGTCGCTGACGTCGTCGCCTCGTCCCAGGCCCTGGCCTCCCTGCGCTGA